A single genomic interval of Chloroflexota bacterium harbors:
- a CDS encoding tyrosine-type recombinase/integrase has protein sequence MLIDLYIVSKQIEGRSKKTLDWYQAHLARFTDFVCNGQAATLEDLTLDEARSLIAHLQGRTTRYEDHHMRPVKEGGLSPHSIHAYVRTLKAFGNWLQEEDYVETSPFERLKPPKLPKTMIEILSEKEIRCVVEAINPATFLGARMRAIVLLLLDTGIRASELCGVTLENMHLEEGYVKVIGKGDKERIVPFGGATRKALLRYFHVYRPEPANSTIASLFLSVDSVSLTYSGLAQALRRLGKAAGVPRLHAHLFRHTFAVRYLMNGGDVMTLKLMLGHTSLDVTQMYLHLAQSHVQVQHNKFSPVDRMLSTAGRSRRKRK, from the coding sequence GTGTTGATTGATCTCTACATTGTGTCTAAGCAAATCGAGGGGAGGAGTAAGAAGACCCTGGATTGGTATCAAGCCCATCTGGCGCGTTTTACCGATTTTGTGTGTAATGGCCAGGCGGCTACGTTGGAGGACCTGACACTCGACGAGGCAAGATCCCTTATTGCGCACCTGCAAGGCAGGACTACGCGCTATGAAGATCACCATATGCGACCGGTTAAGGAAGGTGGTCTGTCACCTCACAGCATCCACGCTTATGTGCGAACGCTCAAAGCCTTCGGGAACTGGCTGCAAGAAGAGGACTACGTAGAAACCAGCCCCTTCGAACGGTTGAAGCCACCGAAGTTACCGAAGACGATGATAGAGATTCTATCAGAGAAGGAAATACGGTGTGTCGTCGAAGCGATTAATCCTGCCACCTTCCTGGGTGCGCGAATGCGCGCCATTGTCCTGTTGCTTCTTGACACGGGTATTCGAGCTTCTGAGTTATGTGGGGTCACGTTGGAGAACATGCACCTTGAGGAAGGCTATGTCAAGGTCATCGGAAAGGGGGATAAGGAGCGTATCGTACCGTTTGGAGGCGCGACCAGGAAGGCGTTGCTTCGTTACTTCCACGTGTATCGGCCCGAACCAGCGAATTCGACGATAGCATCACTTTTCTTATCGGTGGATTCTGTCTCGCTGACATATTCTGGCCTGGCGCAAGCGTTGAGACGGCTGGGAAAGGCTGCCGGCGTGCCACGCCTGCACGCTCATCTTTTCAGACACACCTTTGCTGTGCGGTACCTGATGAATGGAGGCGATGTGATGACGCTGAAACTGATGCTCGGTCACACCAGTTTGGATGTGACGCAAATGTATCTGCACCTGGCGCAGTCCCACGTCCAGGTGCAGCACAACAAGTTTTCACCGGTGGACCGGATGTTGTCGACGGCCGGTCGAAGTCGGCGGAAGCGGAAGTAG